In one Lycium barbarum isolate Lr01 chromosome 7, ASM1917538v2, whole genome shotgun sequence genomic region, the following are encoded:
- the LOC132603761 gene encoding uncharacterized protein LOC132603761: protein MEPSMLLDYAVFQLSPKRSRCELFVSSNGNTEKLASGLLKPFVTHLKVAEEQVALEVQCIKLEVKRCKNSETWFTKGTLERFVRFVSTPEVLELVNTLDAEMSQLEAARRIYSQGERHQFNSTGSGGSGVTVASDATKKELLRAIDVRLTAVRQDLCTASSRAAAAGFNLDTVSELQMFADQFGALRLNEACNKFIALSERRPDLINPWKGVQRDGQAVRCSYGSDMSIDEDLAISNPPPTLSHSTSRESYFIKQQQLPHHLDQYMPSTCHQLTPPLQPSRESSVKSEEKSKETDVIVEKEKEDDTSSKQAESAELSRHRRRLSVQDRISLFENKQKEESSGSAGKPVVGKPVELRRLSSDVSAPPVIEKAVLRRWSGASDMSIDLTGDKKDTESPQHTPSSTSVSQSKSKDQKASGLTDTVSFGRPNLCSVPSMVGDSKLNEQTDNNLRVAYTNEKEEVASAKRLTDSCRNIEDSSKSTSNTTSGILGSDGWKDQASGKARSITLIRRAEEKSLKNQLEPGGQLLTSPGSKSDQIASTPNSNFKGSQGGDELGRSKGQLVRQAAGVKNHGAQQERESVQAKIWNQKGEVGSSDLSVSQLRDKASQRTTEDSVQLDSSSRVEVTESFSANPYLQSRWRSPGGTEEVEKDELAPHEKLAGASASKGEDFRHQVMKLKKQGGAAEQIRKAQDSRGQSNFGTSKVMSGKMFMEAQEGSKSFLTSPIGKVQRVRQSKGNQELNDELKMKAYELERLFSEHKLRAPEDQSNSTRKSKASDMQGRQVAASSNRKPVVDNVVVQLSDNYMLNESVTNSDDIDRSAITPLTKEAVNQRDVLNMASSELSLSDGSRGRFYERYMQKRDAKLREEWNSKRAEKEAKLKALEDSLERSRADMKANFAGSTDKDSAVSAARRRAERLQSFNSRSILTRDQQQLVFEQSDDEEGISEFQKQKKYAEDRSFDRISVGEDGSRNAQNKKLLPVKSCSSSTPRTSVVPAPRSSKKASSSTSGRRRFQSDNPLAQSVPNFSDIRKENTKSSSAVGKTARSQSRNYTRDKSSSEGVSLVKEDKSRRSQSLRKSSANVGEFREASPLSSDGVVAPLRFEQDEMEQILSDKFLKDSDGKTLSIKGKDPVFSTRGGLTKKGFSVVSKVEDNDNEYDDMVLEPEDTTDRVQEIEEEEFENMTAELRENFDNGEPRLSHESEKMVTSGSGSESGDVLRSFSRVDSALAAVLPSEFLSGGIVPDSQGESHVSWNLHAHHPFSYTQEMSDIDASVDSPLGSPVSWNSQSLSQMESDAARIRKKWGTAQKPMFVANSAQSQLRKDTAGGFKRLLKFRKKNRGTDSLVDLISANTSEGDDDTEDGRDPYNRSSEYLRKSRMGLSQGHPPDDSLYGDELFNERVQSLQTSIPAPPDNFKSREDYLSGSSIKAPKSFFSLSTFRSKGTESKPR from the exons ATGGAACCCAGTATGCTGCTTGATTATGCGGTTTTCCAGCTGTCACCTAAACGCTCTCG ATGTGAATTGTTTGTTTCCAGTAATGGAAACACGGAGAAACTGGCATCAGGATTATTGAAGCCGTTTGTGACCCATTTAAAGGTTGCAGAAGAACAAGTTGCATTGGAAGTGCAGTGTATCAAGCTTGAAGTTAAAAGGTGTAAAAATTCTGAAACATGGTTCACAAAGGGAACCCTAGAAAG GTTTGTGAGGTTTGTTAGCACACCAGAAGTTTTGGAGCTTGTCAATACCTTGGATGCAGAAATGTCTCAGCTTGAAGCCGCTCGAAGAATATATTCCCAG GGAGAAAGGCATCAGTTTAATAGCACAG GAAGTGGTGGATCTGGAGTTACAGTAGCATCTGATGCAACAAA GAAGGAGTTATTGCGAGCTATTGATGTGAGGCTTACTGCAGTACGGCAGGACTTATGTACGGCTTCTTCTCGTGCAGCAGCAGCTGGTTTCAATCTAGACACAGTTTCAGAACTTCAAATGTTTGCAGACCAGTTTGGTGCCCTTCGATTGAA TGAAGCATGCAACAAATTTATAGCCTTGAGTGAGAGGCGGCCAGACTTGATCAATCCGTGGAAAGGGGTGCAAAGAGATGGTCAAGCTGTTCGGTGCTCTTATGGATCAGACATGTCGATTGACGAGGACCTTGCTATTTCCAACCCGCCACCCACTTTGTCCCATTCTACCAGTCGAGAATCCTATTTTATCAAACAACAGCAACTTCCACATCACCTTGACCAATATATGCCCTCGACATGTCATCAACTGACACCCCCCTTGCAACCCAGCCGAGAATCAAGCGTAAAATCAGAAGAGAAAAGTAAGGAAACGGATGTCATTGTTGAGAAAGAAAAGGAAGACGACACTTCATCCAAGCAAGCCGAATCGGCCGAGCTTAGTAGACATAGAAGGCGGCTCAGCGTGCAGGACCGTATCAGCTTGTTTGAGAACAAGCAGAAGGAGGAAAGTTCTGGGAGTGCTGGCAAGCCAGTAGTTGGAAAACCTGTAGAGCTTCGGAGGTTGTCATCTGATGTCTCAGCTCCACCTGTCATTGAAAAAGCGGTGTTGAGAAGATGGAGTGGTGCCAGTGATATGAGCATTGATTTGACTGGTGACAAGAAGGACACTGAGAGCCCTCAACACACTCCATCTTCTACCTCTGTTTCTCAGTCCAAGTCAAAGGACCAAAAGGCATCAGGCTTGACTGATACAGTAAGTTTTGGCAGGCCAAATTTATGTAGTGTTCCATCTATGGTTGGTGACAGCAAATTAAATGAACAGACAGACAATAATTTGAGGGTTGCGTACACAAATGAAAAGGAAGAGGTGGCTAGTGCAAAGCGATTAACTGATTCTTGTAGGAACATTGAAGATTCTTCTAAGTCTACATCAAATACTACTTCAGGTATCCTTGGTAGTGATGGATGGAAAGATCAAGCTAGTGGAAAGGCTAGGTCAATCACACTTATTAGAAGGGCTGAGGAAAAGAGTCTGAAAAATCAACTGGAACCTGGAGGACAGTTGCTCACATCTCCTGGGAGTAAGAGCGATCAAATTGCTTCGACTCCCAACTCAAACTTCAAGGGTTCCCAAGGAGGTGATGAGCTTGGCAGGAGCAAAGGCCAATTGGTTCGTCAGGCTGCTGGCGTGAAGAATCATGGTGCTCAGCAAGAGCGTGAATCTGTGCAGGCCAAGATTTGGAATCAGAAGGGGGAAGTTGGATCAAGTGATCTTTCAGTTTCACAATTACGAGATAAGGCCTCCCAAAGGACTACAGAGGACTCTGTGCAGTTGGATAGTAGTTCTAGAGTAGAAGTCACAGAATCTTTTTCTGCTAATCCTTATCTGCAATCAAGATGGCGATCACCTGGCGGCACTGAGGAAGTTGAAAAGGATGAGTTGGCCCCACACGAGAAATTAGCTGGTGCTTCTGCATCAAAGGGAGAGGATTTCAGACACCAAGTAATGAAGCTTAAAAAACAAGGTGGTGCTGCTGAACAGATCAGGAAGGCACAAGATAGCAGGGGGCAAAGCAATTTTGGAACTAGCAAAGTGATGTCCGGTAAAATGTTTATGGAGGCTCAGGAGGGATCCAAGTCATTTTTGACATcccctatagggaaagttcagagggTAAGGCAGTCAAAAGGAAACCAGGAGTTGAATGACGAGTTGAAAATGAAAGCTTATGAGCTTGAAAGGCTTTTTTCTGAGCACAAATTACGCGCCCCTGAAGATCAATCTAATTCTACCAGGAAAAGTAAGGCCAGCGACATGCAAGGCCGGCAAGTTGCAGCATCTTCCAACAGGAAGCCTGTTGTAGATAATGTTGTTGTTCAATTATCTGACAATTACATGTTGAATGAATCTGTCACAAATTCCGATGATATAGACAGATCCGCTATTACTCCCCTGACTAAAGAGGCTGTCAATCAGAGAGATGTTTTAAATATGGCTTCCTCTGAGCTAAGTCTTTCAGATGGCTCTCGAGGAAGGTTCTATGAGAGATATATGCAGAAAAGGGATGCAAAACTTAGGGAAGAATGGAATTCTAAGAGAGCTGAGAAGGAAGCGAAACTGAAGGCATTGGAGGATAGCCTTGAGAGGAGTAGAGCTGATATGAAGGCCAATTTTGCAGGATCCACTGACAAGGACAGTGCTGTTTCTGCTGCTCGTCGACGTGCTGAGAGACTTCAATCATTTAATTCTAGGTCAATTTTGACGAGAGACCAG CAACAATTAGTTTTTGAGCAAAGTGATGACGAAGAAGGTATTTCTGAATTTCAAAAGCAGAAAAAATATGCTGAagacaggtcttttgatagaatATCTGTTGGGGAAGATGGTTCTAGAAACGCTCAGAACAAGAAACTATTACCTGTCAAGAGTTGTTCTTCATCCACACCTCGCACCTCAGTAGTACCTGCTCCAAGGTCTAGCAAGAAAGCTTCTAGTAGTACTTCAGGTAGACGAAGATTTCAATCTGACAATCCTCTTGCTCAGTCTGTTCCAAACTTCTCTGACATCAGAAAGGAAAACACCAAGTCTTCTTCTGCAGTTGGTAAAACAGCTCGTTCACAATCTAGAAATTATACCCGTGACAAAAGCTCCAGTGAAGGGGTATCTCTTGTCAAGGAGGACAAATCACGGCGATCACAATCCTTGAGGAAAAGCTCTGCCAATGTGGGAGAATTTAGGGAAGCATCTCCTCTGAGTTCAGATGGTGTTGTGGCACCTCTCAGGTTTGAACAGGATGAGATGGAGCAAATTCTCAGTGATAAATTTCTAAAAGATTCAGATGGGAAGACTTTGTCAATAAAGGGTAAGGACCCCGTCTTCAGCACTAGAGGTGGTCTGACTAAGAAAGGGTTTTCTGTCGTATCTAAGGTTGAGGACAATGATAACGAATATGATGACATGGTCCTTGAGCCTGAAGACACAACAGATAGGGTCCAGGAAATAGAAGAGGAAGAATTTGAGAACATGACAGCTGAACTTCGGGAGAACTTTGATAATGGAGAGCCAAGACTGAGCCATGAGTCAGAGAAGATGGTGACTTCTGGCTCTGGATCAGAAAGTGGTGATGTTTTGAGATCATTTTCTCGGGTGGACTCTGCTCTGGCAGCTGTTTTGCCTTCTGAGTTTCTTTCTGGTGGAATTGTACCAGATTCACAGGGAGAAAGTCATGTCTCATGGAATTTACATGCTCACCACCCTTTTTCTTATACTCAGGAGATGTCTGATATTGATGCATCTGTGGACTCGCCTTTGGGAAGTCCTGTGTCCTGGAATTCACAGTCTCTAAGTCAGATGGAGAGTGATGCAGCTAGAATTAGGAAGAAATGGGGAACGGCTCAGAAACCTATGTTTGTTGCAAATTCTGCTCAAAGTCAATTACGCAAGGATACCGCTGGAGGATTTAAACGGTTATTGAAATTTAGGAAGAAAAATCGTGGCACAGATAGTTTAGTTGACCTGATTTCTGCAAATACCTCTGAAGGAGATGATGACACAGAAGACGGACGTGATCCTTATAATCGATCTTCAGAATATCTTAGAAAGTCAAGAATGGGCCTCTCACAAGGGCATCCACCCGATGATAGCTTGTATGGGGATGAGCTTTTCAATGAACGAG TTCAATCCTTGCAAACTTCTATTCCGGCACCTCCAGATAATTTCAAATCGAGGGAGGATTATTTATCAGGGAGCTCAATTAAAG ctccaaaatcatttttttccttaTCGACATTCAGAAGCAAAGGAACTGAATCAAAACCAAGATAG